From Pseudoalteromonas rubra, one genomic window encodes:
- the fliP gene encoding flagellar type III secretion system pore protein FliP (The bacterial flagellar biogenesis protein FliP forms a type III secretion system (T3SS)-type pore required for flagellar assembly.), with the protein MIRFLLLITVLCFAPGALADGIEALSVTTNPDGSQEYSVTLQVLAIMTALSFIPAAVIMMTSFTRIIVVLAILRQAIGLQQSPSNQVLVGMSLFLTFFIMAPIFNQINDRAVQPYLNEELTSIQALEQAKEPIKAFMLSQTRIKDLETFAKIAGYDKLDSPEDTPFVVIIPAFVTSELQTAFIIGFMFFIPFLIVDLVVASVLMAMGMMMLSPMIVALPFKIMLFVLVDGWSLIMGTLARSFGLGV; encoded by the coding sequence ATGATCCGATTTTTACTCCTTATCACAGTGTTGTGCTTTGCTCCGGGTGCTTTAGCAGACGGCATTGAGGCACTGAGTGTGACAACCAATCCGGATGGCTCTCAGGAATATTCAGTTACGCTGCAAGTGCTGGCCATAATGACGGCGCTGAGTTTTATCCCTGCCGCTGTGATTATGATGACCTCCTTTACCCGTATCATTGTGGTACTGGCGATCCTGCGTCAGGCGATTGGCTTGCAGCAATCGCCGTCTAATCAGGTATTGGTGGGGATGTCTTTGTTTCTGACCTTTTTTATTATGGCACCTATCTTTAACCAGATTAATGATCGTGCGGTTCAGCCTTACCTGAATGAAGAATTGACATCAATTCAGGCGCTTGAGCAAGCCAAGGAACCGATCAAAGCATTTATGTTATCGCAAACGCGAATAAAGGATTTGGAAACATTCGCTAAAATAGCTGGCTACGATAAGCTAGATAGCCCGGAAGATACCCCGTTTGTGGTCATTATTCCGGCATTTGTGACCAGTGAACTGCAAACCGCTTTCATTATTGGCTTTATGTTTTTCATCCCCTTCCTGATTGTGGATCTGGTGGTTGCCAGTGTACTGATGGCGATGGGTATGATGATGCTATCACCTATGATAGTGGCCTTGCCTTTTAAGATTATGTTGTTTGTGCTGGTCGATGGCTGGTCTCTGATCATGGGTACCTTGGCTCGCAGTTTTGGCTTAGGAGTGTGA
- the fliN gene encoding flagellar motor switch protein FliN, with protein MSDDQDTMDEWAAALAEAEEADQDGAEAEVAELEELQDSGASLSADEKRKLDTILDIPVTISMEVGRSKINIRNLLQLNQGSVVELDRVAGEPLDVLVNGTLIAHGEVVVVNDKFGIRLTDVISQVERIKKLR; from the coding sequence ATGAGTGATGATCAAGATACAATGGACGAATGGGCGGCTGCACTCGCAGAGGCTGAGGAAGCTGACCAGGACGGTGCTGAAGCCGAGGTTGCTGAACTGGAAGAGTTGCAAGACAGCGGCGCTTCTCTGAGCGCTGATGAAAAGCGTAAGCTCGATACGATTTTAGACATCCCGGTCACCATTTCGATGGAAGTTGGGCGCTCTAAGATCAACATACGGAACTTGCTTCAGTTGAACCAGGGGTCTGTTGTTGAACTGGACAGAGTGGCCGGTGAGCCTTTGGATGTGCTGGTCAATGGTACCCTGATTGCGCATGGCGAAGTGGTTGTTGTTAACGATAAGTTCGGTATTCGCCTGACTGACGTTATCAGTCAGGTTGAACGTATCAAAAAGCTTCGCTAA
- the fliM gene encoding flagellar motor switch protein FliM, whose protein sequence is MSDLLSQDEIDALLHGVDEVEEEEVPDSDDGGTSNALQYDFSSQDRIVRGRMPTLEIVNERFARHMRISLFNMMRRTAEVSINGVQMLKFGEYIHTLFVPTSLNMVRFRPLKGTGLITMEARLVFILVDNFFGGDGRYHAKIEGREFTPTERRIVQMLLKIIFEDYKEAWAPVMDVSFEYLDSEVNPAMANIVSPTEVVVISSFHIELDGGGGDFHISLPYSMLEPIRELLDAGVQSDTEDTDLRWSKALRDEIMDVEVEMSTQLLEVDLSLDQIMQLKAGDIIPVEMPEHITVFVEELPTFRAKMGRSRDNVALQISEKIKRPESVKSELHVFTKGGKKLDSDAELAELEEDLHLSEGVDLDW, encoded by the coding sequence GTGAGCGACTTATTATCACAAGACGAAATCGATGCCTTATTGCATGGTGTCGATGAGGTCGAAGAAGAAGAAGTCCCGGATAGTGACGATGGCGGTACCAGTAACGCCTTACAATACGACTTTTCGTCACAGGACCGTATCGTCCGTGGTCGCATGCCGACTTTGGAAATCGTTAATGAGCGATTCGCTCGGCACATGCGGATCAGTTTGTTTAACATGATGCGTCGTACTGCCGAGGTATCAATCAATGGCGTGCAGATGCTCAAGTTCGGTGAGTACATTCACACACTGTTTGTTCCGACCAGTTTGAACATGGTACGTTTTCGTCCGCTCAAAGGGACGGGATTGATCACCATGGAAGCCCGCCTGGTGTTTATCCTGGTGGATAACTTCTTTGGCGGTGATGGGCGCTACCACGCGAAAATAGAAGGGCGCGAATTTACACCAACAGAGCGGCGGATCGTTCAGATGCTGCTCAAAATCATTTTTGAAGATTATAAAGAAGCCTGGGCACCGGTTATGGATGTGTCGTTTGAATATCTCGACTCGGAAGTGAACCCGGCGATGGCGAATATCGTCTCTCCAACTGAGGTTGTGGTGATCAGCTCATTTCACATTGAGCTGGATGGCGGGGGAGGAGACTTCCACATTTCCTTACCTTATTCCATGCTTGAGCCTATTCGTGAACTGCTTGATGCGGGTGTTCAGTCTGACACTGAAGACACGGATCTGCGCTGGAGTAAGGCGCTGCGTGATGAAATTATGGATGTTGAAGTGGAGATGTCTACACAACTACTCGAAGTAGACTTATCGCTTGACCAAATCATGCAGTTAAAAGCGGGTGATATTATTCCGGTTGAGATGCCCGAGCATATCACAGTATTTGTGGAAGAACTGCCGACCTTTAGGGCTAAAATGGGGCGTTCTCGTGACAATGTGGCGCTGCAAATCAGCGAGAAGATTAAACGTCCGGAATCTGTGAAGTCAGAACTTCATGTGTTTACGAAGGGCGGCAAGAAGCTAGACTCGGATGCTGAGTTGGCAGAGTTAGAAGAAGATCTGCATCTGTCTGAAGGTGTGGATTTAGATTGGTGA
- the fliO gene encoding flagellar biosynthetic protein FliO — MSALIFSSVAAVQPPGGLSSELLSVGLSLAFVVVAIIGLALLVKRFNPNLGNSQDFKVIRSLPLGSKERLLIIEIDNKQHLLGVTPHSINYLYQLESPLEVTPTAPFAQELSRLMSGANNNKK; from the coding sequence ATGAGTGCTTTGATATTCTCCAGTGTGGCTGCGGTGCAGCCACCAGGCGGGCTCAGCAGTGAGTTATTGTCAGTGGGCCTGTCTTTAGCGTTTGTAGTGGTGGCAATCATTGGCCTTGCCCTGCTGGTGAAACGCTTTAACCCCAATCTGGGTAACAGCCAGGATTTTAAAGTGATCCGCAGTCTGCCGCTTGGCAGCAAAGAGCGTTTACTGATCATTGAAATAGACAACAAACAACACTTGCTGGGCGTAACACCGCACAGTATTAATTATTTATATCAGTTAGAGTCACCCTTAGAAGTGACACCCACAGCCCCGTTTGCTCAAGAACTCAGCCGCTTAATGTCTGGCGCAAATAACAATAAGAAATGA